A single Rhinolophus ferrumequinum isolate MPI-CBG mRhiFer1 chromosome 12, mRhiFer1_v1.p, whole genome shotgun sequence DNA region contains:
- the NDUFA8 gene encoding NADH dehydrogenase [ubiquinone] 1 alpha subcomplex subunit 8: MRRHEVALGGRKGSSRRRGRRSRGCLVRLRATAIMPGIVELPTVEELKVQEVKVSSSVLKAAAHHYGAQCDKPNKEFMLCRWEEKDPRRCLEEGKLVNKCALDFFKQIKRHCAEPFTEYWTCIDYSGLQLFRRCRKQQAKFDECVLDKLGWVRPDLGELSKVTKVKTDRPLPDNPYHSRSRPEPNPEIEGDLKPAKHGSRLFFWTM, encoded by the exons ATGCGCAGGCACGAGGTGGCCCTTGGCGGTCGAAAGGGGAGTTCAAGGAGACGGGGGCGACGCAGCCGCGGGTGCCTCGTCCGCCTCAGGGCGACAGCCATCATGCCGGGGATAGTGGAGCTGCCCACTGTGGAGGAGCTGAAAGTGCAGGAG GTCAAGGTCAGTTCCTCTGTGCTTAAAGCTGCGGCCCATCACTATGGAGCGCAGTGCGACAAGCCCAACAAGGAGTTCATGCTGTGCCGCTGGGAAGAGAAGGACCCGCGGCGGTGTTTGGAGGAAGGCAAGCTTGTCAACAAGTGCGCTCTGGACTTCTTCAA GCAGATAAAGCGTCACTGTGCAGAGCCTTTTACAGAATACTGGACCTGCATCGATTATTCTGGCCTGCAGCTATTTCGTCGCTGTCGCAAACAACAGGCAAAGTTTGACGAGTGTGTGCTGGACAAGCTGGGCTGGGTGCGACCTGACCTGGGAGAGCTGTCCAAG GTCACCAAAGTGAAAACAGATCGACCTTTGCCGGATAATCCTTATCACTCAAGATCACGACCAGAGCCCAACCCTGAGATAGAAGGAGATCTGAAGCCTGCCAAACATGGCAGCCGCCTTTTTTTCTGGACCATGTAA